The Maylandia zebra isolate NMK-2024a linkage group LG7, Mzebra_GT3a, whole genome shotgun sequence genome contains a region encoding:
- the LOC111500690 gene encoding uncharacterized protein LOC111500690, which yields MDPKRCKGRGRGGERGRGEGGGERRRQGRGRARARRQSVSDEIRATLVHHVLVHGMTMREAGQRVQPNLSRFTVASIIRTFREENRTQRRPPGGGRLRLLSEEQERELVNMVIANNVIRLQEIQRRVIEDDHLFRGINAISLSTIDRKNQFRMKQAYRVPFERNSDRVKNQRVEYVQRIFEIEGRPVPHEIIFVDEAGFNLTKRRKRGRNIIGHRAIVNVPGQRGGNVTMCAAISQRGVLHRHGVLGPYNTMLLLAFLDGLRQHMFQLDYREPAQPEQPHYVVVWDNVSFHRAALVRDWFTNNPRFSNIFLPAYSPFLNPIEELFSAWRWKVYGREPYVRVHLLQAMEEACLDISVDACQGWIRHARGFYPRCLAGANIACDVDEILWPDPDQRQDAEVG from the exons ATGGATCCAAAGAGATGcaaaggaagaggacgtggtggAGAAAGAGGACGTGGTGAAGGAGGTGGAGAACGACGGCGACAAGGAAGGGGAAGAGCAAGGGCAAGAAGACAGTCAGTCTCGGATGAAATTCGAGCCACTTTAGTTCACCATGTCCTTGTCCATGGGATGACTATGAGGGAGGCTGGGCAACGAGTACAACCAAATTTGAGTCGCTTCACTGTTGCCTCCATCATCAGAACCTTCAGGGAGGAAAACAG GACACAGAGACGACCACCTGGTGGAGGCAGGTTAAGGCTTTTGTCGGAGGAGCAAGAGAGGGAACTTGTAAACATGGTAATTGCAAATAATGTAATCCGCCTGCAAGAGATTCAAAGGAGAGTGATTGAGGATGATCATCTTTTTCGAGGCATAAATGCCATCAGCCTCTCCACAATTGACCGAAAGAATCAATTCCGGATGAAACAGGCATACCGAGTCCCTTTCGAACGAAActctgacagagtgaaaaaCCAACGTGTGGAATATGTTCAG AGAATCTTTGAGATTGAAGGACGGCCTGTTCCCCATGAAATAATCTTTGTGGATGAGGCAGGTTTTAACCTgaccaaaagaaggaaaagggggAGGAACATAATTGGCCATCGGGCTATTGTAAATGTCCCTGGTCAGCGTGGGGGGAATGTCACTATGTGCGCAGCCATCAGCCAACGAGGGGTACTCCACCGCCATGGCGTACTAGGACCCTATAACACTATGCTTCTCCTTGCTTTTCTTGATGGTTTAAGACAACATATGTTCCAGCTGGACTACAGGGAACCAGCACAGCCAGAGCAGCCTCACTACGTTGTTGTGTGGGATAACGTCAGCTTCCATCGCGCTGCTCTGGTTCGTGACTGGTTTACCAATAACCCAAGGTTTTCTAATATCTttctgcctgcatactctcccTTTCTAAACCCGATAGAGGAGTTATTTTCGGCATGGCGGTGGAAAGTGTATGGCCGAGAACCTTATGTCCGTGTTCACCTCCTTCAGGCCATGGAAGAGGCCTGCCTAGACATATCAGTAGATGCATGCCAGGGGTGGATCAGGCATGCAAGAGGATTTTACCCCCGCTGCCTGGCTGGGGCCAATATagcctgtgatgtggatgagattcTCTGGCCTGACCCAGACCAAAGACAAGATGCTGAGGTGGGATAA